From Armatimonadota bacterium, the proteins below share one genomic window:
- a CDS encoding ABC transporter ATP-binding protein, with product MSPRLRSYLRRHARSYVAGFVVGTLASGLLMLDPLVLRLGVDAIAAGAGGTVLLRYAAALVGLHLLAWILRYLWRMQILGASRRIEAEIRNDFFAHLQRLHPGFFQHTRTGDLMTRAVSDLSAVQRFIGPGLMHVSNTVVLAAIAVGFMLSIDIRLTLYLMVILPLVSLTFVVLGPVIHRQYEAAQEQFSRLSTRAQENFSGIRVVKAFAQEPYEIEAFAELNREYIRRNLAVIRTEGALWPLMSFFLGLAAVVLLWQGGQAVVAGRITLGQFVQFVGYLTQLSWPMVALGWVVNLMQRGRASMARLEEILRQRPRIADPPDARPLPAARGEIEFRRVSVVFDGVPALQDVSLRIPAGTTLAVVGPTGSGKSTLVALIPRLLDPTRGEVLVDGVDVRRYRLGDLRRQIGMVTQDPFLFSDTLRENIAYGLDAVDDTIVRRAARIAHLDADVAEFPHGYDTVVGERGVTLSGGQKQRVALARAVARDPRILILDDAFSSVDTHTEEAILSALREVIASRTCILISHRISTVRHADQIVVLDGGRIVEQGTHEQLLARGGLYADLYHKQLLEQELEETEVDPV from the coding sequence ATGAGCCCCAGGCTGCGGTCCTATCTGCGACGACACGCCCGATCGTACGTCGCCGGATTTGTGGTGGGCACGCTGGCGTCGGGCCTGCTGATGCTCGACCCGCTGGTCCTGCGCCTGGGAGTGGATGCCATCGCCGCCGGAGCCGGCGGGACCGTCCTGCTGCGGTATGCGGCCGCCCTGGTGGGGCTGCACCTGCTGGCGTGGATCCTGCGCTACCTGTGGCGGATGCAGATCCTGGGCGCGTCCCGGCGCATCGAGGCCGAGATCCGCAACGACTTCTTCGCCCACCTGCAGCGCCTGCACCCCGGGTTCTTCCAGCACACCCGCACCGGCGACCTCATGACCCGGGCGGTCAGCGACCTGTCGGCGGTGCAGCGGTTCATCGGCCCGGGGCTCATGCACGTGTCCAACACGGTGGTCCTGGCGGCCATCGCGGTGGGCTTCATGCTGTCCATCGACATCCGCCTGACCCTCTACCTGATGGTCATCCTGCCCCTGGTGAGCCTGACCTTCGTTGTCCTGGGTCCCGTGATCCACCGGCAGTATGAGGCCGCCCAGGAGCAGTTCAGCCGGCTGTCCACCCGCGCCCAGGAGAACTTCTCCGGCATCCGGGTGGTCAAGGCCTTTGCCCAGGAACCCTACGAGATCGAGGCGTTCGCCGAGCTCAACCGCGAGTACATCCGCCGCAACCTGGCGGTGATCCGGACCGAGGGGGCCCTGTGGCCGCTGATGAGCTTCTTCCTGGGCCTGGCGGCGGTGGTGCTGCTGTGGCAGGGCGGGCAGGCGGTGGTGGCCGGGCGCATCACCCTGGGGCAGTTCGTCCAGTTCGTGGGCTACCTGACCCAGCTGTCCTGGCCCATGGTGGCCCTGGGGTGGGTGGTCAACCTGATGCAGCGCGGGCGCGCGTCCATGGCCCGCCTGGAGGAGATCCTGCGCCAGCGGCCCCGGATCGCCGACCCTCCTGACGCCCGCCCCCTGCCCGCCGCCCGGGGGGAGATCGAGTTCCGCCGGGTCAGCGTGGTCTTCGACGGCGTGCCGGCCCTGCAGGATGTCTCCCTGCGCATCCCCGCCGGGACCACCCTGGCAGTGGTGGGTCCGACGGGGTCGGGCAAGAGCACCCTGGTGGCGCTGATCCCCCGGCTGCTGGACCCCACGCGGGGCGAGGTCCTGGTGGACGGCGTGGACGTGCGCCGGTACCGGCTGGGCGACCTGCGGCGCCAGATCGGCATGGTGACCCAGGACCCCTTCCTGTTCTCGGACACCCTGCGGGAGAACATCGCCTACGGCCTGGACGCCGTCGACGACACCATCGTGCGGCGGGCGGCCCGGATCGCCCACCTGGACGCCGACGTGGCGGAGTTCCCCCACGGCTACGACACGGTGGTGGGCGAGCGGGGCGTCACCCTGTCGGGCGGCCAGAAGCAGCGCGTCGCCCTGGCGCGGGCGGTGGCCCGCGATCCCCGCATCCTGATCCTGGACGACGCCTTCAGCAGCGTGGACACCCACACCGAGGAGGCGATCCTCTCCGCCCTGCGGGAGGTGATCGCGTCCCGCACGTGCATCCTGATCTCCCATCGGATTTCCACCGTGCGCCACGCGGACCAGATCGTGGTCCTGGACGGCGGGCGGATCGTGGAGCAGGGCACCCACGAGCAGCTGCTGGCCCGGGGCGGCCTGTACGCCGACCTGTACCACAAGCAGCTGCTGGAGCAGGAGCTGGAGGAGACCGAGGTGGACCCCGTGTGA